A stretch of Orientia tsutsugamushi DNA encodes these proteins:
- the ubiB gene encoding 2-polyprenylphenol 6-hydroxylase: MINFIKNVIALIGVLAIVSKYKILQNIDCTNLSFLFRSIIRLINFLFYPICWLYRNNQQYSDRLTNCLKELGPAYIKLGQTLSTRPDLIGSNMADSLKILQDKLPPFSTQEAKKIITACLKMEIDQVFSFFPKEVVVAASIAQVYKARLVTGEEVAVKVLRPNVQAEYLENIETLHFIAKILLKFLPKVKRLKLVEVIDILRNSMVSELDMRIEAASYSEMLDNFISDRNTYIPKVYWEFTAEKVLTVEWIHGLPIRERQLIINQGTSLKDLSEKVILMFFNQAYRDGFFHADLHHGNVLVLPDGKIGLVDFGIIGRLSEKDRIAVAEILYAFLERDYKKVARIHRQAGYIPENTNLDLFSQYCRSIAEPIIGLSLKNLSLGKLLAQLFMITENFGMETQPQLLLLQKTMIVVEGISRDLNPDINIWELMKPWMKKWAAKNISIEARLFRSLSSILKQLVNY, encoded by the coding sequence ATGATTAACTTTATTAAGAATGTAATAGCATTAATAGGAGTTTTGGCAATAGTTAGTAAATACAAAATATTGCAAAATATTGATTGTACTAACTTATCTTTTTTATTCAGAAGTATCATTAGACTAATTAACTTTCTTTTTTATCCAATTTGTTGGCTATATAGAAATAATCAGCAATATAGTGATAGATTAACAAATTGCTTAAAAGAACTTGGCCCCGCATATATTAAGTTAGGGCAAACATTATCTACTAGACCTGACTTAATTGGTAGCAACATGGCTGATTCATTAAAGATATTACAGGATAAATTGCCTCCGTTTTCAACTCAAGAAGCAAAAAAAATTATTACAGCTTGCCTTAAAATGGAAATAGATCAAGTATTCTCTTTTTTTCCAAAAGAAGTAGTAGTTGCAGCATCGATTGCTCAAGTATATAAAGCTCGGCTAGTCACTGGAGAAGAAGTGGCAGTAAAGGTGCTAAGACCTAATGTACAAGCTGAATATCTTGAAAACATAGAAACATTACATTTCATTGCCAAGATTTTATTAAAGTTTTTGCCTAAAGTTAAGAGGCTGAAATTAGTAGAGGTAATAGATATATTACGAAACTCTATGGTCAGTGAATTGGATATGAGAATTGAAGCAGCATCATATTCTGAAATGCTAGATAATTTTATATCAGATCGCAATACTTATATACCAAAAGTGTATTGGGAATTTACTGCCGAAAAAGTTTTAACTGTTGAGTGGATTCATGGATTGCCAATTCGTGAACGGCAACTAATAATAAATCAAGGAACATCATTGAAAGATCTATCAGAAAAAGTTATTTTGATGTTTTTTAATCAAGCTTATAGAGATGGATTTTTTCATGCTGATTTACATCATGGAAATGTTCTAGTTTTGCCAGACGGCAAGATAGGATTAGTAGATTTTGGTATAATAGGCAGGCTATCTGAAAAGGATAGAATTGCAGTAGCTGAGATTTTGTACGCTTTTCTGGAACGAGACTATAAGAAAGTGGCTAGAATTCATCGGCAAGCTGGCTATATACCAGAAAATACCAATTTAGACTTATTTTCGCAATATTGCAGGTCTATAGCTGAACCTATTATTGGATTATCACTGAAAAATTTATCTCTTGGTAAATTGCTTGCTCAATTATTTATGATAACAGAGAATTTTGGCATGGAAACTCAGCCGCAATTATTACTGTTGCAAAAGACTATGATAGTAGTTGAAGGAATAAGCAGAGACCTAAATCCTGATATTAATATATGGGAATTAATGAAACCATGGATGAAAAAATGGGCAGCAAAAAATATTAGTATTGAGGCAAGATTATTTAGATCATTGTCTAGCATTTTAAAACAATTAGTTAATTATTAA
- the ubiE gene encoding bifunctional demethylmenaquinone methyltransferase/2-methoxy-6-polyprenyl-1,4-benzoquinol methylase UbiE produces the protein MTKNYNHNNGNKSTFGFQLVDSDKKNQLVAKVFDSVTQQYDLMNNILSLGVHYFWKQEFCNRFLDFNGSLIDVASGTGDIALTFYRKAKKYHTIPNVTICDINYNMLQKCREKAVDSNLLENIHYINCNAENLPFADNSFDNYSIAFGIRNVTNIKASLQEAYRVLKPGGQFLCLEFSKVENRCISKLYDLYSFNLIPLIGKIVANNQQAYQYLVESIRTFPAQQDFCQIINSVGFQNVKFCNLTFGIVAIHSALKL, from the coding sequence ATGACGAAGAATTATAATCATAATAATGGTAATAAATCTACTTTTGGATTTCAACTTGTTGATAGTGATAAAAAGAATCAATTGGTTGCCAAAGTGTTTGATTCTGTTACTCAGCAGTATGATTTAATGAATAATATACTTAGTTTAGGTGTTCATTATTTTTGGAAACAAGAATTTTGTAATAGATTTTTAGATTTTAATGGTTCATTGATTGATGTTGCTTCAGGAACTGGTGATATAGCTTTAACATTTTATCGTAAAGCAAAGAAATATCATACTATTCCTAATGTTACTATTTGTGATATAAACTATAATATGTTACAAAAGTGTAGAGAGAAGGCTGTAGATAGTAACTTATTAGAAAATATACATTATATTAATTGTAATGCAGAAAATTTACCTTTTGCAGATAATAGCTTTGATAATTATTCAATTGCTTTTGGAATTCGTAATGTTACCAACATTAAAGCTTCATTACAAGAAGCTTACCGAGTTTTAAAGCCAGGTGGCCAGTTTTTATGTTTAGAGTTTTCTAAAGTAGAAAATCGATGTATAAGCAAACTGTATGACTTATATTCATTTAACTTAATACCTTTAATAGGTAAAATAGTTGCAAATAATCAACAAGCCTATCAATACTTAGTCGAAAGTATTAGAACATTTCCTGCGCAACAAGATTTTTGTCAAATAATTAATAGCGTCGGATTTCAGAACGTTAAGTTTTGCAATTTAACTTTTGGCATTGTTGCAATACACTCAGCTCTCAAATTATGA
- the rimP gene encoding ribosome maturation factor RimP → MLNDKIKELITPTAKALGYKVINVNFIVKPAILKIVIDRFDEKKVKVLDCQAFSKAISAVLDVENIIPGKYFLEVESAGIERSLMDLEDFIKFLGYTIQVKLVAAINENKKYIGVISNIKGQEITLNLQNDSTIAIDYDNIKVAKIVFTDEMFRQITKNY, encoded by the coding sequence ATGTTAAACGATAAAATAAAAGAGCTAATTACTCCTACTGCAAAAGCCTTAGGATATAAGGTTATAAATGTGAACTTTATTGTAAAGCCAGCTATATTAAAAATAGTTATTGATCGTTTTGATGAAAAAAAAGTTAAAGTTTTAGATTGTCAAGCGTTTAGTAAAGCTATTTCAGCAGTTTTAGATGTTGAAAACATAATACCAGGCAAGTACTTTTTAGAAGTTGAATCTGCTGGTATTGAGCGAAGTCTAATGGATTTAGAAGATTTTATAAAATTTTTAGGATATACAATACAAGTAAAGCTAGTTGCAGCTATTAATGAAAACAAAAAATATATAGGTGTAATTTCTAATATTAAAGGACAAGAAATCACACTAAATTTGCAAAATGATAGTACTATTGCTATAGATTATGATAATATAAAGGTTGCAAAGATAGTTTTTACAGATGAAATGTTTAGACAAATCACCAAAAATTATTAG